The following are encoded together in the Neofelis nebulosa isolate mNeoNeb1 chromosome 9, mNeoNeb1.pri, whole genome shotgun sequence genome:
- the ATP6V1E2 gene encoding V-type proton ATPase subunit E 2: MALSDVDVQKQIKHMMAFIEQEANEKAKEIDAKSEEEFNIEKGRLVQTQRLKIMEYYEKKEKQIEQQKKIQMSTMRNQARLKVLKARDDLISELLSDAKLRLSGIVADPAIYQGLLDKLVLQGLLRLLEPVAIVRCRPQDLLLVEAAVQKAIPEYMMVSQKCVEVQVDQEVHLATNTAGGVEVYSGNQRIKVSNTLESRLDLLAQQKMPDIRKALFGANANRKFFI; this comes from the coding sequence ATGGCTTTGAGTGATGTCGATGTGCAGAAGCAGATTAAGCACATGATGGCTTTCATTGAGCAGGAAGCCAATGAGAAGGCCAAAGAAATAGATGCCAAGTCTGAGGAAGAGTTCAACATTGAGAAAGGACGTCTTGTGCAAACCCAACGACTGAAGATTATGGAGTATTACgagaagaaggagaagcagaTAGAGCAGCAGAAGAAGATCCAGATGTCTACCATGAGGAATCAGGCAAGGCTGAAAGTCCTGAAAGCCCGAGATGACCTCATCTCAGAGTTGCTGAGTGATGCGAAGCTGAGACTTAGTGGGATTGTGGCAGATCCAGCAATCTACCAGGGGCTGCTGGATAAGCTAGTGCTTCAGGGTCTGCTCCGACTGCTGGAGCCCGTGGCGATTGTACGCTGCAGGCCACAGGACCTTCTCCTGGTGGAGGCTGCAGTGCAAAAAGCCATCCCTGAATACATGATGGTCTCCCAAAAATGTGTGGAAGTCCAAGTGGATCAAGAGGTGCACCTGGCTACCAACACAGCTGGAGGAGTGGAGGTCTACAGCGGCAATCAGAGAATAAAGGTTTCGAATACCCTAGAAAGCCGACTGGATCTCTTAGCCCAGCAAAAGATGCCTGATATACGAAAGGCTTTGTTTGGAGCCAATGCCAACAGAAAGTTTTTTATATAA